In Montipora foliosa isolate CH-2021 chromosome 13, ASM3666993v2, whole genome shotgun sequence, one DNA window encodes the following:
- the LOC137982566 gene encoding uncharacterized protein, which produces MFSRHFSKQELREMIPGLSKWQIDRARRHAAKEGPGHQVVPIPIKRTRLDPVKTSHFVNFIARPNFLQDVAYGIKELKLDSGERITIPNVIRTMVSSRIIRQHISFCQETGFEPASERTLYRIIDVCSASKQKSIQGLDYFSTEGAQAFETLQIVVNSTWAREMSKTLQENKRYLKTDYKSHVGQEERCADHCTNFSLSDPQNEALRQQCEHLHNELCNYCCKLDEVLSNITNMINCLNATLTDQQQSQVAFDLTHAVEAIHDWKAHLLRSVNQEQAKQDVLSALTDESVLIIMDWAMKYLPKRYLTFMVNGGRVGMFLVLFYRSGSESHSVETFVHVFDTCTQDWFSVVSILEHLLSTIKEEHKNVSTAYLKSDNAGCYHNGSLTTSLKSIGERAGIHVRRFDFSDPQPGKDIYDRKIAPLKGYIQRWVDERHDVITAGDMKEELDSHG; this is translated from the coding sequence ATGTTTTCCAGACATTTTTCGAAACAGGAACTCCGGGAGATGATTCCAGGTCTTAGTAAATGGCAAATCGATCGTGCTCGGCGTCATGCCGCTAAAGAAGGACCAGGGCATCAAGTGGTACCGATACCGATAAAACGGACACGCCTTGATCCTGTAAAGACAAGCCACTTTGTAAACTTTATCGCCAGACCAAATTTCCTTCAGGACGTTGCTTATGGCATTAAGGAACTGAAGCTTGATTCGGGAGAAAGAATCACTATTCCAAACGTAATCAGGACAATGGTTTCCTCCCGGATAATAAGGCAACACATCTCGTTTTGCCAAGAAACAGGCTTTGAACCCGCAAGTGAACGAACGTTGTACAGGATAATTGACGTTTGTTCCGCTTCCAAGCAGAAATCAATACAGGGGCTGGATTATTTTTCAACGGAAGGAGCACAAGCGTTTGAAACCCTCCAAATTGTCGTCAATTCCACTTGGGCTAGGGAGATGTCTAAGACGCTGCAGGAGAACAAACGATATTTGAAAACAGATTACAAAAGTCACGTTGGACAAGAGGAGAGATGCGCGGATCACTGCACGAATTTTAGTCTCAGTGACCCTCAGAACGAGGCCTTGAGGCAGCAGTGCGAGCACCTTCACAACGAATTATGCAACTATTGCTGCAAACTTGATGAAGTTCTCAGTAACATTACGAACATGATAAATTGTCTAAATGCGACTCTCACAGACCAACAGCAGAGTCAAGTGGCGTTTGACCTTACCCATGCAGTGGAGGCAATCCACGATTGGAAAGCTCATCTTCTTCGATCCGTTAACCAAGAACAAGCTAAGCAAGATGTTCTCAGTGCATTGACTGATGAGAGCGTTTTAATCATAATGGACTGGGCCATGAAGTACCTTCCGAAAAGGTACTTGACTTTTATGGTAAACGGGGGAAGAGTTGGCATGTTTCTTGTGTTATTTTACAGGTCTGGTAGTGAAAGTCACTCGGTAGAAACCTTCGTTCACGTCTTCGATACTTGCACCCAAGACTGGTTTTCTGTTGTTTCTATTCTGGAGCACCTCCTTTCAACTATTAAAGAAGAGCACAAAAATGTATCAACGGCTTATCTTAAATCTGACAACGCAGGCTGCTACCACAATGGCTCATTAACTACTTCTCTCAAATCTATTGGAGAAAGAGCGGGAATTCACGTTCGAAGATTTGACTTCTCTGACCCACAGCCAGGGAAGGACATTTATGATCGCAAAATAGCACCGCTGAAAGGGTATATCCAGAGATGGGTCGATGAAAGGCATGATGTCATTACCGCAGGTGACATGAAAGAAGAGCTGGATTCTCATGGTTGA